In Morococcus cerebrosus, a single genomic region encodes these proteins:
- a CDS encoding DedA family protein, with protein sequence MISTLIDFILHIDQHLVEISAQYGVWIYAVLFLIIFCETGLVVTPFLPGDSLLFAAGGIAAVGSMNIYVMIALLLAAAILGDAANFMIGKFFGRKLFANPDSKIFRQSYLEKTHAFYEKHGGKTIIIARFVPIVRTFAPFVAGMGSMHYGTFIRYNIIGAVLWVLSFSYAGYFFANIPVVKNNLALVMVAIIVISILPGVVEVIRARRAAKK encoded by the coding sequence GTGATTTCGACCCTTATTGATTTTATCCTCCACATCGACCAGCATTTGGTCGAGATTTCCGCGCAATACGGCGTATGGATTTACGCGGTGTTGTTTTTGATTATTTTCTGCGAAACCGGCTTGGTGGTTACGCCGTTTCTACCGGGCGATTCGCTGCTGTTTGCCGCGGGCGGGATTGCCGCGGTCGGCAGCATGAATATTTATGTCATGATTGCGCTGCTTTTGGCTGCCGCGATTTTGGGCGATGCCGCCAATTTCATGATCGGCAAGTTTTTCGGGCGCAAACTCTTTGCCAACCCCGATTCCAAAATCTTCCGCCAGTCGTATCTGGAGAAAACCCATGCTTTCTACGAAAAACACGGCGGCAAAACCATCATCATCGCCCGCTTCGTCCCGATTGTGCGGACGTTCGCCCCGTTTGTCGCAGGCATGGGCAGCATGCACTACGGCACTTTCATCCGCTACAACATCATCGGCGCGGTATTGTGGGTCTTGTCGTTTTCCTATGCCGGTTATTTCTTCGCCAATATTCCGGTTGTCAAAAACAATCTGGCTTTAGTGATGGTCGCGATTATCGTGATTTCCATCCTGCCGGGCGTGGTCGAAGTCATCCGCGCGAGAAGGGCGGCGAAGAAATAA
- the hemC gene encoding hydroxymethylbilane synthase, whose product MNPKKLVIASRESLLAMWQAKHIQGRLKTLYPDCEVEILGMTTRGDQILDKTLSKIGGKGLFIKELEQALQDGRADLAVHSIKDVPMDLPEDFALAAIGERANPFDAFVSNQYARLEEMPKGAVVGTSSLRREAQLRARYPHLVIKPLRGNVQTRLSKLDNGEYDAIILAAAGLQRLELDERIRLILSEADSLPAAGQGALGIEIAAHRTDLLDVLKPLNHDITNACVTAERALARALGGSCQVPLAAYCTEEDGLLTLRGLVGHPDGSVILQADAQAPAAYADALGRAVAKKLADDGAQELIEAVLKEQAE is encoded by the coding sequence ATGAACCCGAAAAAACTCGTTATCGCCAGCCGCGAAAGCCTGCTTGCCATGTGGCAGGCAAAACATATCCAAGGTCGTCTGAAAACCCTGTATCCCGACTGCGAAGTCGAAATCTTGGGCATGACCACGCGCGGCGACCAGATTTTGGACAAAACCCTGTCGAAAATCGGCGGCAAAGGCCTGTTTATCAAAGAGTTGGAACAAGCCTTACAGGACGGTCGCGCCGATTTGGCAGTACATTCGATTAAAGACGTGCCGATGGATTTGCCCGAAGACTTCGCCCTTGCCGCCATCGGCGAGCGCGCCAATCCGTTTGACGCGTTCGTATCCAACCAATACGCGCGTTTGGAAGAAATGCCCAAAGGCGCCGTCGTCGGCACATCCAGCCTGCGCCGCGAAGCCCAGTTGCGCGCCCGCTATCCGCACTTAGTCATCAAACCCCTGCGCGGCAACGTGCAAACCCGCCTGTCCAAACTCGACAACGGCGAATACGATGCCATCATCCTCGCCGCCGCCGGATTGCAGCGTTTGGAACTGGACGAACGCATCCGCCTGATTCTCTCCGAAGCCGACAGCCTGCCCGCTGCCGGACAAGGCGCGTTGGGTATCGAAATCGCCGCACACCGCACCGACCTTCTCGACGTCTTGAAACCCTTAAACCACGACATCACAAACGCCTGCGTAACCGCCGAACGCGCCCTCGCCCGCGCTTTGGGCGGAAGCTGCCAAGTGCCGCTTGCCGCGTATTGTACCGAAGAAGACGGCCTGCTTACCCTGCGCGGGCTGGTCGGACATCCCGACGGCTCGGTAATCTTGCAGGCAGACGCGCAAGCCCCCGCCGCCTACGCCGACGCGCTCGGACGCGCGGTCGCCAAAAAGCTGGCGGACGACGGCGCGCAGGAATTGATTGAAGCCGTGTTGAAAGAACAAGCCGAATAA
- the ybeY gene encoding rRNA maturation RNase YbeY, whose amino-acid sequence MKRAKKYPFLSLQRQRFCLNFENASTAANLPSERDFYRWAWAALKNEYRRADISLILLDEEEARAYNRNYRGKDYATNVLSFALNEGEILPDQFSDELCGDLIICPQVVLKEAAEQGKTAEQHFAHLTMHGTLHLMGYDHIEEAEAEEMEALEIRLMQAAGYPNPYQEDEY is encoded by the coding sequence ATGAAACGCGCCAAAAAATATCCCTTCTTATCGTTGCAGCGGCAACGTTTCTGCCTGAATTTTGAAAACGCCTCAACCGCTGCCAATCTTCCGAGCGAACGCGATTTCTACCGCTGGGCATGGGCGGCGTTGAAAAACGAATACCGCCGCGCCGACATCAGCCTGATTCTTCTGGACGAAGAAGAAGCCCGCGCCTACAACCGCAATTACCGCGGCAAAGACTACGCCACCAATGTGTTGAGTTTTGCCTTGAACGAAGGCGAAATCCTGCCCGATCAGTTTTCAGACGAGCTTTGCGGCGATTTGATCATCTGCCCGCAAGTTGTATTGAAAGAAGCTGCCGAGCAGGGCAAAACCGCCGAGCAGCACTTTGCCCACCTGACCATGCACGGCACATTGCACCTGATGGGCTACGACCACATAGAAGAGGCCGAGGCCGAAGAAATGGAGGCGCTCGAAATCCGCCTGATGCAGGCGGCAGGTTATCCCAACCCCTACCAAGAGGACGAATACTGA
- a CDS encoding HlyC/CorC family transporter: protein MDDTRSKPTFFERLISRLAGEPDSAEDVLSLLRQAHEQEVFDADTLLRLEKVLDFADLEVRDAMITRSHMNVLKENDSIERITAYVIETAHSRFPVIGEDKDEVLGILHAKDLLKYMFNPEQFNLKSILRPAVFVPEGKSLNALLKEFREQRNHMAIVIDEYGGTSGLVTFEDIIEQIVGDIEDEFDEDESADNIHAVSTERWRINAVTEIEDINAFFGTDYSSEEADSIGGLVIQELGHLPVRGEKVMIGGLQFTVARADNRRLHTLMATKVK from the coding sequence ATGGACGACACCCGGTCGAAACCGACATTTTTCGAACGTTTGATTTCCCGACTTGCCGGCGAACCCGATTCCGCCGAAGACGTACTCAGCCTGCTGCGGCAGGCGCACGAGCAGGAAGTGTTTGACGCGGATACACTTTTGCGGCTGGAAAAAGTCCTCGACTTTGCCGATTTGGAAGTGCGCGATGCCATGATTACCCGCAGCCACATGAACGTTTTGAAAGAAAACGACAGCATCGAGCGCATCACTGCCTACGTCATCGAAACCGCCCATTCCCGTTTCCCCGTCATCGGCGAAGACAAAGACGAAGTCCTCGGCATCCTGCACGCCAAAGACCTGCTCAAATACATGTTTAATCCCGAGCAGTTCAACCTCAAATCCATCCTTCGTCCCGCCGTTTTCGTACCAGAAGGCAAATCGCTGAACGCGCTTTTGAAAGAATTCCGCGAGCAGCGCAACCACATGGCAATCGTTATCGACGAATACGGCGGCACGTCGGGTTTGGTAACTTTTGAAGACATTATCGAACAAATCGTCGGCGACATCGAAGACGAGTTTGACGAAGACGAAAGCGCGGACAATATCCACGCCGTTTCCACCGAGCGTTGGCGTATCAACGCCGTAACCGAAATCGAAGACATCAACGCCTTTTTCGGTACGGATTACAGCAGCGAAGAAGCCGACAGCATCGGCGGACTGGTTATTCAGGAATTGGGACACCTGCCCGTGCGCGGAGAAAAAGTCATGATCGGCGGTTTGCAGTTCACTGTCGCCCGCGCCGACAACCGCCGGTTGCATACGTTGATGGCGACTAAGGTGAAATAA
- a CDS encoding DsbC family protein, whose product MKTKLIKILAPIALISLTACGQTPVSQANAAPSSAAKPAAPVQGKVGEALKARLEKIYESQGLKVISVSETPIQGIYEVVVSGKQIIYTDAKGDYMFVGDLIDVNTRKSLTDERAADLNKIDFASLPFDKAIKEVRGNGKLKVAVFSDPDCPYCKRLEHEFEKMTDITIYNFMMPIPSLHPDAARKAEILWCQPNPTQAWTDWMRKGQFPSGKANCENPVAETTSLGEQFGFNGTPTLVFPNGRSQSGYSPMPHLKKIIEDNQK is encoded by the coding sequence ATGAAAACCAAATTAATCAAAATCTTAGCCCCCATCGCTCTGATCTCACTGACCGCGTGCGGGCAAACGCCCGTTTCACAGGCAAATGCAGCGCCCTCTTCAGCCGCCAAGCCCGCCGCCCCCGTACAAGGCAAAGTCGGCGAAGCCTTGAAAGCCCGCCTCGAAAAAATTTACGAATCCCAAGGCCTGAAAGTCATCAGCGTCAGCGAAACCCCTATTCAAGGCATTTATGAAGTCGTCGTCAGTGGCAAACAAATCATTTACACCGATGCCAAAGGCGACTATATGTTCGTCGGCGACCTCATCGACGTCAACACGCGCAAAAGCCTGACCGACGAACGCGCCGCCGATTTGAACAAAATCGACTTCGCCTCCCTGCCTTTTGACAAAGCGATTAAAGAAGTGCGCGGCAACGGCAAGCTGAAAGTCGCCGTCTTCTCCGACCCCGACTGCCCATACTGCAAACGCTTGGAACACGAGTTTGAAAAAATGACCGACATCACGATCTACAACTTCATGATGCCGATTCCGAGCCTGCACCCCGATGCTGCGCGTAAAGCCGAAATCCTGTGGTGTCAGCCTAACCCGACCCAAGCCTGGACCGACTGGATGCGCAAAGGCCAATTCCCGAGCGGCAAAGCCAATTGCGAAAATCCCGTTGCCGAAACCACTTCTTTGGGCGAACAATTCGGCTTCAACGGCACACCTACCCTCGTCTTCCCGAACGGCCGCAGCCAAAGCGGATACAGCCCCATGCCGCACCTCAAAAAAATCATCGAAGACAATCAGAAATAA
- a CDS encoding primosomal protein N': protein MIYHRIAVNVPLSDGLLTYSHSEPLPQGTRVLVPFRNKTVVGIVWETDIAPDMDAARILGVQTTFLDEPPLPENWRDLLSFTSRYYHYPTGQAVFAALPQGLKETRAVEMPQPPLFYALNEAGRAQTPPPARFNKKAALWDALLSGGMTMAALKQVNAQAAKLIEDWAEQGWIETTEAAKPVLRSSEFQLNADQQRASDEIQTTFGSFQPFLLYGITGSGKTEVYFDAMAKVLAQGRQVLFLLPEINLTPQLLKRVENRFADVPTAVLHSQMAAGKRTQDYLRAMLGQAKLVIGTRLAVFTPLPDVGLIVVDEEHDGSFKQDNELRYHARDLAVWRAKQSGCPVVLGSATPSLESWHKAQSGAYRLLQLTERAHTAAQLPQVDILNVGRLKLDNGFSPQALQLLKQNFEAGGMSLVYLNRRGFAPALFCGDCGHTFGCPNCSAKMVLHQRARQLRCHHCDHREPIPFKCPDCGNQDLTAVGHGTQRVEETLRAFLPKAAVVRVDRDSTAHKNDWADLYRRIADNEIDILVGTQMLAKGHDFARLNLVIVLNADGSLYSADFRAPERLFAELMQVSGRAGRADKPGKVLIQTQLPEHPVFAAVKAQDYAVFAENELNERQMFAMPPFGFQTAVRADAPCVADAMEFLNAAKETLAPLLPESVSQFGAAPMLMVRLAERERAQIFLESTSRQDLHRAVSLWVQVLQQNRDGKIRWSVDVDAQEA from the coding sequence ATGATCTACCACCGCATCGCCGTAAACGTGCCGCTTTCAGACGGCCTTTTGACTTATTCCCATTCCGAGCCGCTGCCGCAGGGAACGCGGGTGCTTGTGCCTTTCCGCAACAAGACCGTGGTCGGGATTGTGTGGGAAACGGATATTGCGCCCGATATGGATGCGGCGCGGATTTTGGGCGTTCAGACGACCTTTTTGGACGAGCCGCCGCTGCCTGAAAACTGGCGTGATTTGCTCTCGTTTACGTCGCGTTATTACCACTATCCGACGGGGCAGGCGGTGTTTGCCGCGCTGCCGCAGGGTTTGAAGGAAACGCGCGCGGTGGAAATGCCGCAGCCGCCGTTGTTTTATGCGTTGAACGAAGCGGGCAGGGCGCAAACGCCGCCGCCGGCGCGATTCAACAAAAAAGCGGCTTTGTGGGACGCGCTGCTGTCGGGCGGGATGACGATGGCGGCGTTGAAGCAGGTGAACGCGCAGGCGGCGAAATTAATTGAGGATTGGGCGGAGCAGGGCTGGATTGAAACGACGGAAGCGGCAAAGCCTGTATTGAGGTCGTCTGAATTTCAGCTCAACGCCGACCAGCAACGAGCTTCCGATGAAATTCAGACGACCTTCGGCAGTTTTCAACCGTTTCTGCTGTACGGCATCACCGGCAGCGGCAAGACTGAAGTGTATTTCGATGCGATGGCGAAAGTGTTGGCGCAGGGGCGGCAGGTGTTGTTTCTGTTGCCGGAAATCAACCTCACGCCGCAGCTTTTGAAACGGGTGGAAAACCGTTTTGCCGACGTACCGACTGCCGTGTTGCACAGCCAGATGGCGGCAGGCAAGCGCACGCAGGATTATCTGCGCGCGATGTTGGGACAGGCGAAGTTGGTGATTGGCACGCGGCTGGCAGTGTTCACGCCTTTGCCTGATGTCGGGCTGATTGTGGTCGATGAGGAACACGACGGCTCGTTCAAACAGGACAACGAATTGCGCTATCACGCCCGCGATTTGGCGGTGTGGCGGGCGAAGCAGAGCGGCTGCCCCGTCGTGTTGGGCAGCGCCACACCCAGCCTGGAGAGCTGGCACAAGGCGCAAAGCGGCGCGTACCGTCTGCTGCAACTGACCGAACGCGCCCATACCGCCGCGCAACTGCCGCAAGTGGATATTCTCAACGTAGGCCGTCTGAAACTCGACAACGGCTTCTCGCCGCAAGCCTTGCAGCTTTTGAAACAGAACTTTGAAGCAGGCGGCATGTCGCTGGTGTACCTCAACCGTCGCGGTTTCGCGCCCGCGCTGTTTTGCGGCGACTGCGGCCATACCTTCGGCTGCCCGAACTGCTCCGCCAAAATGGTGCTGCACCAACGCGCCCGCCAACTGCGCTGTCACCACTGCGACCACCGCGAACCCATCCCGTTCAAATGCCCCGACTGCGGCAACCAAGACCTGACCGCCGTCGGCCACGGCACGCAGCGCGTCGAAGAAACCCTGCGCGCCTTCCTGCCCAAGGCCGCCGTCGTCCGCGTCGACAGGGACAGCACCGCGCACAAAAACGACTGGGCGGATTTGTACCGCCGTATCGCCGACAACGAAATCGACATTCTGGTCGGCACGCAGATGCTCGCCAAAGGCCATGATTTCGCGCGGCTCAACCTCGTTATCGTATTGAACGCCGACGGCAGCCTGTACAGTGCGGACTTTCGCGCGCCGGAAAGGCTGTTCGCCGAGCTGATGCAAGTGTCCGGCAGGGCGGGGCGCGCCGACAAACCCGGCAAGGTGCTGATACAGACCCAACTGCCTGAACATCCCGTCTTCGCCGCCGTCAAAGCGCAGGACTACGCCGTGTTTGCCGAAAACGAATTGAACGAGCGGCAAATGTTCGCCATGCCGCCCTTCGGTTTTCAGACCGCCGTCCGCGCCGACGCGCCGTGCGTTGCCGATGCGATGGAATTTCTCAACGCCGCCAAAGAAACCCTCGCCCCGCTTTTGCCTGAAAGCGTCTCCCAGTTCGGCGCAGCCCCCATGCTGATGGTGCGCCTCGCCGAACGCGAACGCGCGCAAATCTTCCTCGAATCGACATCCCGACAGGATTTGCACCGCGCCGTGAGTTTGTGGGTGCAGGTGTTGCAGCAGAACCGCGACGGCAAAATCAGATGGTCGGTGGATGTGGATGCGCAGGAAGCGTAA
- a CDS encoding DUF817 domain-containing protein has protein sequence MLGKLDTWLMEHPKRDDLHGWRRFAVEFWFFGLKEARACLFAGLFFIAMFLIPKTGWLGVSRYDLLLIFAVSVQVAMLYFKLETWDEVKSITLFHLVGFALEWFKTSGDIQSWSYPDEAYTKIGGVPLFAGFMYAAVGSYIIQAWRLFNIRIKSHPPYWLSTLCALAIYVNFFTHHYLGDYRWYLAAFALGLYARTTVLYTPYDTTRKMPLLLSFVLIGFFIWLAENLGTLFGVWRYPNQIGAWASVHISKWSSWALLVMMTFTIVANLKHVKHTISVSKD, from the coding sequence ATGTTGGGCAAACTGGATACTTGGCTGATGGAACACCCGAAACGGGATGATTTGCACGGCTGGCGGCGTTTTGCGGTCGAATTCTGGTTTTTCGGACTGAAAGAAGCGCGCGCCTGTTTGTTTGCAGGTCTGTTTTTCATTGCCATGTTCCTGATTCCGAAAACAGGCTGGCTGGGGGTTTCACGCTATGACCTGCTGCTGATTTTTGCAGTCTCCGTGCAGGTTGCGATGCTGTATTTCAAGCTGGAAACGTGGGACGAAGTGAAATCGATTACGCTTTTTCACTTGGTGGGCTTTGCTTTGGAGTGGTTCAAAACATCGGGCGACATCCAGTCTTGGAGCTATCCGGACGAGGCATACACCAAAATCGGCGGCGTGCCGCTGTTTGCAGGCTTTATGTATGCGGCGGTCGGCAGCTACATCATTCAGGCTTGGCGGCTCTTTAATATCAGAATCAAAAGCCATCCGCCGTATTGGTTGAGCACATTGTGCGCGCTGGCAATTTACGTCAATTTTTTCACTCATCACTATCTCGGCGACTACCGCTGGTATCTCGCCGCATTCGCACTCGGGCTGTATGCGCGGACAACGGTTTTATACACGCCCTATGACACTACCCGAAAAATGCCGCTCCTGCTGTCTTTCGTCCTAATCGGTTTTTTCATTTGGCTAGCGGAAAACTTAGGGACTTTGTTCGGCGTTTGGCGTTATCCCAACCAAATCGGCGCATGGGCATCGGTACACATCAGCAAATGGAGTTCGTGGGCTTTGCTGGTGATGATGACGTTTACCATCGTGGCGAATTTAAAACACGTCAAACACACCATCAGCGTTTCTAAAGATTAA
- the nth gene encoding endonuclease III, translating to MNKQIRQEIFERFRAANPHPTTELHFNSPFELLIAVLLSAQATDVGVNKATAKLFPVANTPQAMLDLGLDGVMEYTKTIGLYKTKSKHIMQTCRILLEKYNGEVPEDREALESLPGVGRKTANVVLNTAFGHPVMAVDTHIFRVSNRTKIAPGKDVREVEDKLMRFVPKEFLMDAHHWLILHGRYTCKAQKPQCGKCIINDLCEYGAKLM from the coding sequence ATGAACAAACAGATCCGCCAAGAAATTTTCGAGCGTTTCCGCGCTGCCAATCCCCATCCGACCACCGAGCTTCATTTCAATTCACCCTTCGAGCTTTTGATCGCCGTTTTGCTGTCGGCGCAGGCGACCGACGTAGGCGTGAATAAGGCGACGGCAAAGCTGTTTCCGGTTGCCAATACGCCGCAGGCGATGTTGGATTTGGGTTTGGACGGCGTAATGGAATACACGAAAACCATCGGGCTTTATAAAACCAAGTCCAAACACATCATGCAGACCTGCCGCATCCTGCTGGAAAAATACAACGGCGAAGTGCCGGAAGACCGCGAGGCTTTGGAATCGTTGCCAGGCGTGGGTCGCAAGACGGCAAACGTGGTGTTGAATACGGCGTTCGGCCATCCCGTCATGGCGGTCGATACGCACATCTTCAGGGTGTCCAACCGTACCAAAATCGCGCCGGGCAAGGATGTGCGCGAGGTGGAAGACAAGCTGATGCGCTTTGTGCCGAAAGAGTTTTTGATGGATGCGCATCATTGGCTGATTCTGCACGGACGCTACACCTGCAAGGCGCAGAAGCCGCAATGCGGGAAGTGCATCATTAATGATTTGTGCGAGTATGGCGCGAAGTTGATGTAA
- a CDS encoding DegQ family serine endoprotease, with protein MQEHNPLFGKGNAVREKMNKYRYFALVTASALALGGCDKISSFFGGDSKSEEFVQRIEPSKDNGSVGMLLPDFAQLVQNEGQAVVNIQASPARRSAGSGQSEEQGMDLSQFPDNDPFYEFFKRLVPNMPDMPEDQSADEDLNFGSGFIISKDGYILTNTHVVAGMGNIKVLLNDKREYTAKLIGSDTQSDVALLKIDASEELPVVKIGNPKDLKPGEWVAAIGAPFGFDNSVTSGIVSAKGRSLPNESYTPFIQTDVAINPGNSGGPLFNLKGQVVGINSQIYSRSGGFMGISFAIPIDVAMNVAEQLKTSGKVQRGQLGVIIQEVSYDLAKSFGLDKASGALIAKVMPNSPAMQAGLQVGDIVRSVNGEEVRVSSDLPVMVGSMLPGKEVTLEVWRKGEKINVKVKLGSMAEQNETSSRATEQPQQANPADGFTVDNTGLTLRVDEGAGKSRLIVSRVSGAAERAGLKRGDEILAVSQISVNDESSFRSALAGAGKNVPLLVQRDGNTLFLALTLQ; from the coding sequence ATGCAAGAACACAATCCGTTATTCGGAAAAGGAAACGCGGTGCGCGAAAAAATGAACAAATACAGATACTTTGCTTTGGTAACGGCTTCTGCGCTGGCCTTGGGCGGCTGTGACAAAATCAGCAGCTTCTTCGGCGGCGACAGTAAAAGCGAAGAATTCGTACAAAGAATCGAACCTTCCAAAGATAACGGCAGCGTCGGCATGCTGCTGCCCGATTTCGCTCAATTGGTGCAAAACGAAGGCCAGGCGGTGGTCAATATCCAAGCTTCTCCCGCGAGACGCTCCGCAGGCAGCGGGCAGTCTGAAGAGCAGGGCATGGATTTGAGCCAGTTCCCTGACAACGACCCGTTTTACGAGTTTTTCAAACGCCTTGTCCCGAATATGCCCGATATGCCGGAAGACCAGTCTGCCGACGAGGATTTGAACTTTGGCTCCGGCTTCATCATCAGTAAAGACGGCTATATCCTGACCAATACCCACGTCGTTGCCGGCATGGGCAATATCAAAGTCCTGCTCAACGACAAACGCGAATACACCGCCAAGCTGATCGGATCGGATACGCAATCCGATGTCGCGCTGCTGAAGATTGACGCTTCGGAAGAATTGCCCGTCGTCAAAATCGGCAATCCGAAAGATTTGAAACCGGGCGAATGGGTTGCCGCCATCGGTGCGCCGTTCGGCTTTGACAACAGCGTTACTTCGGGCATCGTGTCCGCCAAAGGACGCAGCCTGCCGAACGAAAGCTACACGCCTTTCATCCAAACCGACGTTGCCATCAATCCGGGCAACTCCGGCGGCCCGCTGTTTAATCTGAAAGGTCAGGTGGTCGGCATCAACTCCCAAATTTACAGCCGAAGCGGCGGATTTATGGGCATTTCCTTCGCGATTCCGATTGATGTGGCGATGAATGTTGCCGAGCAGTTGAAAACCAGCGGTAAGGTTCAGCGCGGTCAGTTGGGCGTGATTATTCAGGAAGTGTCTTACGATCTGGCGAAATCATTCGGCTTGGACAAAGCCAGCGGCGCGTTGATTGCCAAAGTGATGCCGAACAGCCCTGCCATGCAGGCAGGGTTGCAAGTGGGCGACATCGTCCGCAGCGTCAACGGCGAAGAAGTGCGCGTTTCCAGCGATTTGCCGGTCATGGTCGGCTCGATGCTGCCGGGTAAGGAAGTCACGCTGGAGGTATGGCGCAAAGGCGAGAAAATCAATGTGAAAGTCAAACTCGGCAGCATGGCGGAGCAGAACGAAACTTCTTCTCGCGCTACCGAGCAGCCGCAGCAGGCAAATCCGGCGGACGGATTTACCGTCGATAATACAGGTCTGACCCTGCGCGTCGATGAAGGTGCAGGCAAAAGCCGCCTGATTGTTTCCCGCGTCAGCGGCGCGGCGGAACGTGCCGGACTCAAACGCGGTGACGAAATCCTCGCCGTCAGCCAAATCAGCGTCAACGACGAATCGAGCTTCCGCAGCGCGTTGGCAGGCGCGGGCAAAAATGTGCCGCTGCTGGTTCAGCGCGACGGCAATACGCTTTTCCTCGCCCTGACCCTGCAATAA
- a CDS encoding Na+/H+ antiporter NhaC family protein: MHLIDYSHSFLSVVPPFLALALAVITRRVLLSLGIGILVGVAFLVGGSPIDGLTHLKDMVVGLAWADGDWSLGKPKILIFLLLLGIFTSLLTFSGSNQAFADWAKQHIKGRRGAKMLTACLVFVTFIDDYFHSLAVGAIARPVTDKFKVSRAKLAYILDSTAAPMCVLMPVSSWGASIIATLAGLLVTYHITGYTPMGVFVAMSLMNYYALFALIMVFVVAWFSFDIGSMARLEKAALQETHDESAGSDGPKGRVYALIIPVLVLIASTVSAMIYTGAQASETFTILGAFENTDVNTSLVFGGTCGVLAVVLCTLGTIKAADYPKAVRQGISSMFGAITILILAWLISTVVSEMHTGDYLSTLVADNIHPGFLPVILFLLASVMAFATGTSWGTFGIMLPIAAAMAVKVDASLVIPCMSAVMAGAVCGDHCSPISDTTILSSTGAHCNHIDHVTSQLPYALTVAGAAAAGYLVLGMTQSAWLGFFATGVVMTALIFILKDKKGKAA; the protein is encoded by the coding sequence ATGCACCTGATTGATTATTCACATTCGTTTTTATCCGTCGTGCCGCCGTTTTTGGCATTGGCGCTTGCCGTCATCACCCGCCGTGTGCTGCTGTCTTTGGGCATCGGTATCTTGGTCGGCGTTGCCTTTTTGGTCGGCGGCAGCCCGATTGACGGACTGACACACCTGAAAGACATGGTGGTCGGACTGGCTTGGGCAGACGGCGATTGGTCGCTGGGAAAACCTAAAATCCTGATTTTCTTATTGTTGCTCGGTATTTTCACTTCTCTTTTAACTTTTTCGGGCAGCAATCAGGCGTTTGCCGATTGGGCGAAGCAACACATCAAAGGGCGGCGCGGCGCAAAAATGCTGACTGCCTGCCTCGTATTCGTTACCTTTATCGACGACTATTTCCACAGCCTCGCCGTCGGTGCGATTGCCCGCCCCGTTACCGACAAATTCAAAGTTTCCCGCGCCAAACTCGCGTATATCCTTGATTCCACCGCTGCGCCGATGTGCGTACTGATGCCGGTTTCAAGCTGGGGCGCATCGATTATCGCCACGCTGGCAGGTCTGCTCGTTACCTACCACATCACCGGATACACGCCGATGGGTGTGTTTGTTGCCATGAGCCTGATGAATTATTACGCCCTGTTCGCCCTGATCATGGTGTTTGTCGTCGCTTGGTTTTCTTTCGACATCGGCTCGATGGCGCGCCTTGAAAAAGCGGCATTGCAGGAAACCCATGACGAATCCGCCGGCTCTGACGGCCCTAAAGGCAGGGTTTACGCGCTGATTATCCCTGTTTTGGTGTTGATCGCATCCACCGTTTCCGCCATGATTTACACAGGCGCGCAGGCAAGCGAAACTTTCACTATTTTGGGCGCGTTTGAAAATACCGATGTAAACACTTCGCTGGTGTTCGGCGGTACTTGCGGCGTACTCGCCGTCGTCCTCTGCACACTCGGCACCATCAAGGCCGCCGACTATCCCAAAGCCGTCCGTCAGGGCATATCTTCGATGTTCGGCGCGATTACCATCCTGATTCTTGCCTGGCTCATCAGCACCGTCGTCAGCGAAATGCACACCGGCGACTACCTCTCCACGCTGGTTGCAGACAACATCCATCCCGGCTTCCTGCCCGTCATCCTCTTCCTGCTTGCCAGCGTGATGGCGTTCGCCACAGGCACAAGCTGGGGCACGTTCGGCATTATGCTGCCGATTGCCGCCGCGATGGCGGTTAAAGTCGATGCATCGTTGGTTATCCCGTGTATGTCCGCCGTGATGGCAGGCGCGGTGTGCGGCGACCACTGCTCGCCCATTTCCGACACCACCATCCTGTCTTCCACCGGCGCGCATTGCAACCATATCGACCACGTTACATCGCAACTGCCTTATGCCTTGACCGTCGCAGGCGCGGCAGCGGCAGGCTACCTCGTGTTGGGCATGACGCAATCGGCTTGGCTGGGCTTTTTCGCCACTGGCGTCGTCATGACCGCCCTCATCTTCATACTGAAAGACAAAAAAGGCAAAGCTGCCTAA